Proteins encoded by one window of Halobaculum halobium:
- a CDS encoding carboxymuconolactone decarboxylase family protein — MARVPYVDPEELPEEYRDLVVSKLQGKPVNVYAALGNNPEVLAGTRAFLSSLWESSGLPDRERELVILLASAENGSRYEWHQHVRIGRDAGVTEAEMAAIADGDFDAFDDDEALLLRYAHAALGREVDDALHEAFVAARDESTAVGVASLANGYTSLAGVLDALDVGLEEGEEFAGWDPRA, encoded by the coding sequence ATGGCACGCGTTCCGTACGTCGACCCGGAGGAGTTACCCGAAGAGTACCGCGATCTCGTCGTCTCGAAGCTGCAGGGGAAGCCCGTGAACGTGTACGCCGCGCTCGGCAACAACCCCGAAGTACTGGCGGGCACTCGTGCGTTCCTCTCGTCGCTGTGGGAGTCGAGCGGCCTGCCCGACCGCGAGCGCGAGTTGGTGATCCTCCTCGCGTCCGCCGAGAACGGCAGCCGGTACGAGTGGCACCAGCACGTCCGGATCGGCCGCGACGCCGGCGTCACCGAGGCCGAGATGGCGGCGATCGCCGACGGCGACTTCGACGCCTTCGACGACGACGAGGCGCTCCTGCTGCGGTACGCTCACGCCGCGTTGGGACGCGAGGTCGACGACGCGCTCCACGAGGCGTTCGTCGCCGCCCGCGACGAGTCGACCGCCGTCGGCGTCGCGTCGCTGGCGAACGGCTACACCTCGCTGGCGGGCGTGCTCGACGCCCTCGACGTGGGACTGGAGGAGGGCGAGGAGTTCGCGGGCTGGGATCCGCGGGCGTAG
- a CDS encoding mandelate racemase/muconate lactonizing enzyme family protein, with protein MSVVALRGFAVDLATPLATAAGDIETRAGTIVRVDIGGATGVGEATPLPGWTESPSECRGALERARDDGVPPGPEAPAARHAVTTAYRDAFARRAGRAVAATLARGSPPLSVPANATVGDGTVAETVADAETAVASGYRTVKLKVGTRPVEEDVDRVRAVDDALGAAETNDTDGDAIALRVDANGGWDRADARRALAALEGLVEYVEQPLPADDLAGHAALRGVGAPVALDESLTQYRVGEVIAAGAADAVVLKPMALGGPSRALAAGRAAAHAGVDPVVTTTIDAAVARTAAVHVAAALPDGDERAHGLATGDLLATDLVADDPAPVADGRIMVPAGPGLAGNAFGGLA; from the coding sequence GTGAGCGTCGTCGCGCTTCGGGGGTTCGCAGTCGATCTCGCCACGCCGCTGGCGACCGCTGCCGGCGACATCGAGACCAGAGCGGGCACCATCGTCCGCGTCGACATCGGCGGTGCTACGGGCGTCGGCGAGGCGACGCCGCTCCCGGGGTGGACCGAGTCGCCGTCCGAGTGTCGCGGGGCGCTCGAACGCGCACGCGACGACGGCGTTCCGCCGGGACCGGAGGCGCCTGCCGCGCGCCACGCCGTCACGACGGCGTATCGGGACGCGTTCGCTCGGCGGGCGGGGCGGGCGGTCGCCGCGACGCTGGCGCGCGGGTCCCCGCCGCTGTCCGTCCCCGCGAACGCGACCGTTGGCGACGGGACCGTCGCCGAGACCGTCGCGGACGCGGAGACGGCGGTCGCTTCTGGCTACCGGACGGTGAAACTAAAAGTCGGCACGAGACCGGTGGAGGAGGACGTCGATCGAGTACGCGCCGTCGACGACGCTCTCGGGGCGGCTGAGACGAACGACACGGACGGCGACGCGATCGCGCTCCGGGTCGATGCGAACGGCGGCTGGGACCGGGCCGACGCGCGGCGCGCGCTGGCGGCGCTGGAGGGACTCGTCGAGTACGTCGAACAGCCGCTTCCCGCGGACGACCTCGCCGGACACGCCGCGCTCCGCGGCGTCGGCGCGCCCGTCGCGCTCGACGAGTCCCTGACGCAGTACCGCGTCGGCGAGGTGATCGCTGCCGGCGCCGCCGACGCGGTCGTCCTCAAGCCGATGGCGCTGGGCGGTCCCTCGCGGGCGCTCGCGGCAGGTCGCGCGGCCGCCCACGCCGGCGTCGACCCGGTCGTTACGACGACCATCGACGCAGCCGTTGCGCGGACCGCGGCGGTCCACGTCGCGGCCGCGCTTCCCGACGGCGACGAACGCGCGCATGGGCTCGCGACAGGCGACCTGCTGGCGACCGACCTCGTCGCCGACGACCCGGCTCCCGTCGCTGACGGGCGGATCATGGTTCCGGCCGGACCGGGGCTCGCCGGCAACGCGTTCGGCGGGCTTGCGTGA
- a CDS encoding RAD55 family ATPase, whose product MYEVEALGAEIEPGSNVLLTGPPLSGKRELALDVLAEGTRNGEGAIMVTTKDSADRLLKQFEKREPYEGRPVAVVDTVTRQQGVNDVRDSDRIKYTSSPVDMTGIGIKLSSFLEAFYKDRGIRQNRVMVHSLSTLLMYSDLQTVFRFLHVFTGRIQSVDGLGLYCLDSTAHDDQTMNTLKQLFDGIIETSEDGEPSVRLANA is encoded by the coding sequence ATGTATGAGGTAGAGGCGCTCGGGGCGGAGATCGAGCCCGGATCGAACGTTCTCCTCACCGGTCCCCCGCTGAGCGGGAAGCGCGAACTCGCGCTCGACGTACTCGCGGAGGGAACGCGAAACGGTGAGGGCGCGATCATGGTGACGACCAAAGACTCGGCGGATCGCCTTCTGAAACAGTTCGAGAAGCGCGAACCGTACGAGGGTCGGCCAGTCGCGGTCGTCGACACCGTCACGCGCCAGCAGGGCGTCAACGACGTGCGCGACAGCGACCGCATCAAGTACACCTCCTCTCCGGTGGATATGACCGGCATCGGGATCAAGCTCTCGTCGTTCCTGGAGGCGTTCTACAAGGACCGCGGCATCCGACAGAACCGCGTCATGGTCCACTCGCTGTCGACGCTGTTGATGTACTCGGATCTCCAGACAGTGTTCCGGTTCCTCCACGTGTTCACAGGGCGGATCCAAAGCGTCGACGGCCTCGGGCTGTACTGTCTCGACTCCACGGCCCACGACGACCAAACGATGAACACCCTGAAGCAACTGTTCGACGGGATCATCGAGACCAGCGAGGACGGCGAGCCGTCGGTCAGGCTGGCGAACGCCTGA
- a CDS encoding CoA-binding protein codes for MPVTDDDGLHELLSMDPVAVVGCSSTPGKAAHDIPAYLQERGYEVIPVNPYADEILGREAYDSLADVEEEIALVDVFRPSEEVSDIVDDVLARHEARGDVEGLWLQLGITDDEALARAEGAGLLTTQDRCMKVEHSRLLG; via the coding sequence ATGCCAGTCACCGATGACGACGGCCTGCACGAGTTGCTGTCGATGGACCCTGTCGCGGTCGTAGGGTGTTCGAGCACGCCGGGGAAGGCCGCCCACGACATCCCCGCGTACCTGCAGGAACGCGGCTACGAGGTGATCCCGGTGAATCCCTACGCCGACGAGATTCTCGGCCGCGAGGCGTACGACTCGCTCGCGGACGTCGAGGAGGAGATCGCGTTGGTCGACGTGTTCCGCCCGAGCGAAGAGGTGTCGGACATCGTCGACGACGTGCTCGCACGCCACGAGGCCCGCGGCGACGTGGAGGGGCTGTGGCTTCAACTCGGCATCACCGACGACGAGGCGCTCGCGCGCGCCGAGGGCGCCGGTCTGCTGACCACACAGGATCGGTGTATGAAGGTCGAACACAGCCGATTACTGGGATAA
- a CDS encoding halocyanin domain-containing protein codes for MSETTGPELVRQTATRRRLLAAVGATGVAAALSGCIGGGGTGGGSGGSSGDGGGGGGGGGSDGTTRYDGWLADANGYDGEAVDRTGDDEVTVAVGAGDGLAYDPVAVRVSPGTTVTWEWSGMGSRHNVVDDDGRFESAYYAAEGATFSREFADPGVAKYYCTPHENLGMVGVVEVVDE; via the coding sequence ATGAGCGAGACGACCGGACCCGAACTCGTTCGCCAGACAGCGACGCGCAGGCGCCTGCTCGCGGCCGTCGGAGCGACGGGAGTAGCGGCGGCGCTTTCGGGCTGTATTGGCGGCGGTGGCACTGGCGGCGGCAGCGGCGGTAGCAGCGGTGACGGTGGAGGCGGCGGAGGCGGCGGAGGCAGCGACGGGACCACGCGGTACGACGGCTGGCTCGCAGACGCGAACGGGTACGACGGTGAGGCCGTCGACCGGACCGGCGACGACGAGGTGACCGTCGCGGTCGGCGCCGGCGACGGCCTCGCCTACGACCCGGTCGCCGTCCGCGTCTCACCGGGGACGACCGTCACCTGGGAGTGGAGCGGAATGGGGAGCCGGCACAACGTCGTCGACGACGACGGCCGGTTCGAGAGTGCCTACTACGCGGCAGAGGGCGCGACGTTCTCCCGCGAGTTCGCGGACCCGGGCGTCGCGAAGTACTACTGCACCCCGCATGAGAACCTCGGAATGGTGGGCGTCGTCGAGGTCGTCGACGAGTAA
- the menD gene encoding 2-succinyl-5-enolpyruvyl-6-hydroxy-3-cyclohexene-1-carboxylic-acid synthase, giving the protein MTAAPNRNTLWGRAVADELAATGVDAVCVTPGSRSTPLTVALAEHPDVHVFSHLDERASAFFALGRARRTGEVTPLVCTSGTAAANFHPAVMEAAQSRVPMLLLTADRPPELRDSGANQTVDQEKLYGDAVRWYKDLPEPAADDRKLRSLRTDLARGVSTAEGTPAGPVHLNVPFCKPLEPVAVDGDVPDDLPELAAQGREGGRPFVSTTAGHPMPDDRDLQRIASVLDAERGLIVAGPADPPGPDPQAVTALAHATGFPVLADPLSGLRFGSAVRVAPVLGGYDGFLAGGVPEDWPDPEVVVRFGASPTSKPLRKYLAGSGARQLLVDPAGGWREAEFAATDLVVADPSRLCGALSRQVGGGGGVGSALDSDSTAWRERWEAAEAAHWDAVEATADGGRFFEGRVLADVTELAPEPSTVFVSNSMPVRDADRFAAPAAKGLTMLGNRGASGIDGIVSTALGAGSATTDELTLVTGDLAYYHDMNGLLALERCDVGATVVLINNDGGGIFHMLPIEAFDPPFTSQFKTPHDLDFEPTGELYDLSFARVDGDDREGFRELYRESAASDGTDVIEVASDAEASHRVREEIAERTAERLTD; this is encoded by the coding sequence ATGACCGCCGCCCCGAACCGAAACACGCTGTGGGGTCGCGCCGTCGCCGACGAGCTCGCGGCGACAGGCGTGGACGCCGTCTGCGTCACCCCCGGTTCGCGCTCGACGCCGCTGACCGTCGCGCTCGCCGAACACCCCGACGTCCACGTGTTCTCGCACCTGGACGAGCGCGCCTCCGCCTTCTTCGCGCTCGGTCGCGCCCGCCGCACAGGCGAGGTGACGCCGCTCGTGTGCACGTCCGGCACCGCAGCCGCGAACTTCCATCCGGCGGTGATGGAGGCCGCCCAGTCCAGAGTACCGATGCTCCTGCTCACGGCCGATCGGCCGCCGGAACTGCGCGACTCCGGCGCCAACCAGACCGTCGATCAGGAGAAACTGTACGGCGACGCCGTCCGGTGGTACAAGGATCTCCCCGAGCCCGCGGCCGACGACCGGAAACTGCGCTCGCTGCGCACCGACCTCGCGCGCGGCGTGTCGACCGCGGAGGGCACCCCGGCCGGTCCGGTTCACCTGAACGTCCCGTTCTGCAAACCACTGGAACCCGTCGCGGTCGACGGCGACGTGCCCGACGATCTCCCCGAACTCGCCGCCCAGGGACGCGAGGGCGGCCGCCCGTTCGTCTCGACGACTGCCGGTCACCCGATGCCCGACGACCGCGACCTCCAGCGCATCGCCAGCGTGCTCGACGCGGAGCGCGGCCTGATCGTCGCCGGGCCCGCGGACCCGCCGGGCCCCGACCCCCAGGCAGTCACCGCGCTGGCGCACGCGACCGGGTTCCCCGTGCTCGCGGACCCGCTCTCGGGGCTTCGATTCGGCTCGGCTGTCCGAGTCGCGCCCGTCCTCGGCGGCTACGACGGCTTCCTCGCGGGCGGTGTTCCGGAGGACTGGCCGGACCCGGAGGTCGTCGTGCGGTTCGGCGCCTCGCCGACCTCGAAACCGCTCCGGAAGTACCTCGCGGGGTCCGGCGCGCGACAACTGCTCGTCGACCCCGCCGGCGGGTGGCGCGAGGCGGAGTTCGCAGCCACCGACCTGGTCGTCGCCGACCCCTCGCGGCTCTGCGGCGCGCTCTCGCGGCAGGTGGGTGGGGGCGGCGGGGTCGGGAGCGCGCTCGACTCCGATTCGACCGCGTGGCGCGAGCGCTGGGAGGCCGCCGAGGCCGCCCACTGGGACGCCGTCGAGGCCACCGCCGACGGCGGACGCTTCTTCGAAGGCCGCGTGCTCGCCGACGTGACCGAGTTGGCGCCCGAGCCGTCGACCGTGTTCGTCTCGAACTCGATGCCCGTCCGCGACGCCGACCGCTTCGCCGCCCCCGCGGCCAAGGGGCTGACGATGCTCGGGAACCGGGGAGCCTCCGGCATCGACGGCATCGTCTCGACGGCGCTGGGCGCCGGGTCGGCGACGACGGACGAGTTGACGCTCGTCACCGGCGACCTCGCGTACTACCACGACATGAACGGCCTGCTCGCACTGGAGCGGTGTGACGTCGGCGCGACGGTCGTTCTGATCAACAACGACGGCGGCGGCATCTTCCACATGCTCCCGATCGAGGCGTTCGACCCGCCGTTCACGAGCCAGTTCAAGACGCCCCACGACCTCGACTTCGAGCCCACGGGAGAGCTGTACGACCTGTCATTTGCCCGCGTCGACGGCGACGACCGCGAGGGGTTCCGCGAGTTGTACCGCGAGAGCGCCGCGAGCGACGGGACCGACGTGATCGAGGTCGCGAGCGACGCCGAGGCGAGCCACCGCGTGCGCGAGGAGATCGCCGAGCGCACCGCCGAACGATTGACTGACTGA
- a CDS encoding 1,4-dihydroxy-2-naphthoate polyprenyltransferase has protein sequence MSTETSQADISKRRAWVIAARPQTMPAALAPVLVGTGLAVRDGVFAPLPALVALVGAALIQIGTNFANDYYDAERGADTAEREGFTRVTAGGLIDPAEVKRAMWLTFLAAIVVGAYLVAVAGLPIMIVGLVSVAMGVAYTGGPYPLAYHGLGDVFVFVFFGLVAVAGTYYVQAAAALGVEFLTLVPRAELVPVAAVVAALPIAAISTDILVVNNLRDREEDAEADKNTLTVRFGYGFSRAQFVLLIGMAYAIPPVFAASTGDLTVLLPMATLPLAVPLAKTVVTETAGDALNPALERTGKLLAAFAALFAVGLAL, from the coding sequence ATGAGTACGGAGACGAGCCAAGCGGACATCTCCAAGCGACGCGCGTGGGTGATCGCTGCGCGCCCCCAGACGATGCCGGCGGCGCTCGCGCCGGTGCTCGTGGGGACGGGCCTCGCCGTTCGCGACGGCGTGTTCGCCCCGCTGCCGGCGCTCGTCGCCCTCGTGGGGGCTGCGCTGATCCAGATCGGGACGAACTTCGCGAACGACTACTACGACGCGGAGAGGGGCGCGGATACCGCCGAGCGCGAGGGATTCACCCGAGTGACGGCGGGCGGGCTCATCGACCCCGCCGAGGTGAAGCGGGCGATGTGGCTGACGTTCCTCGCGGCCATCGTCGTCGGCGCGTATCTCGTCGCGGTCGCGGGCCTGCCGATCATGATCGTCGGGCTCGTCTCGGTGGCGATGGGCGTGGCCTACACCGGCGGCCCGTACCCGCTGGCGTACCACGGCCTCGGCGACGTGTTCGTGTTCGTCTTCTTCGGCCTCGTCGCCGTCGCGGGCACCTACTACGTCCAGGCCGCCGCCGCGCTGGGCGTCGAGTTCCTCACGCTCGTCCCGCGCGCCGAACTGGTGCCCGTCGCCGCGGTCGTCGCCGCCCTTCCGATCGCCGCCATCTCGACGGACATCCTCGTCGTCAACAACCTCAGGGACAGGGAGGAGGACGCCGAGGCGGACAAGAACACCCTCACGGTCCGGTTCGGCTACGGGTTCTCGCGCGCGCAGTTCGTCCTCCTCATCGGCATGGCGTACGCGATCCCGCCGGTGTTCGCCGCCTCGACGGGCGACCTCACGGTGTTATTGCCGATGGCGACGCTCCCGCTCGCCGTCCCCCTCGCGAAAACCGTGGTGACCGAGACGGCGGGCGACGCGCTCAACCCCGCGCTGGAACGCACCGGGAAGCTGCTCGCCGCGTTCGCGGCGCTGTTCGCCGTCGGGCTGGCGCTGTGA
- a CDS encoding 1,4-dihydroxy-2-naphthoyl-CoA synthase gives MSDSDDADDVSAIFDPERWEPVDGSEAFDDITYHRAIDSPTVRIAFDRPEKRNAFRPGTVDELYAALDDARKRANVGCVLLTGNGPSPKDGGWAFCSGGDQSVRGESGYEYRDDDEADESDDELVREAKAGRLHILEVQRLIRFMPKPVVAVVPGWAVGGGHSLHVICDLTLASEEHAKFLQTDPDVASFDGGFGSAYLAKQVGQKKAREVFFRGKTYSAEEAVDMGMANEAISHEDLEDVALEWADEMTSKSPTAMRMLKYAFNMTDDGMVGQQVFAGEATRLAYMTPEAQEGRDAFLAGREQDFSDYPWHY, from the coding sequence ATGAGCGACAGCGACGACGCGGACGACGTCTCGGCGATCTTCGACCCTGAGCGCTGGGAGCCGGTCGACGGCAGCGAGGCGTTCGACGACATCACCTACCACCGCGCGATCGACTCGCCCACGGTTCGGATCGCGTTCGATCGCCCCGAGAAGCGCAACGCGTTCCGCCCCGGCACCGTGGACGAGCTGTACGCCGCGCTCGACGACGCCCGCAAGCGGGCGAACGTCGGCTGCGTCCTCCTCACCGGCAACGGCCCGTCGCCGAAGGACGGCGGCTGGGCGTTCTGCTCGGGCGGCGACCAGTCCGTCCGCGGGGAGTCGGGCTACGAGTACCGCGACGACGACGAGGCCGACGAGTCCGACGACGAACTCGTGCGGGAGGCGAAGGCGGGTCGCCTCCACATCCTCGAGGTCCAGCGGCTCATCCGCTTCATGCCCAAGCCCGTCGTCGCCGTGGTCCCGGGTTGGGCCGTCGGCGGCGGCCACTCGCTGCACGTCATCTGCGACCTCACGCTCGCCAGCGAGGAGCACGCGAAGTTCCTCCAGACGGACCCCGACGTGGCGAGCTTCGACGGCGGATTCGGCTCGGCGTACCTCGCCAAGCAGGTCGGCCAGAAGAAGGCCCGCGAGGTGTTCTTCCGCGGGAAGACCTACTCGGCGGAGGAGGCCGTCGACATGGGGATGGCCAACGAGGCGATATCTCACGAGGACCTGGAGGACGTGGCGCTGGAGTGGGCCGACGAGATGACGAGCAAGTCGCCGACGGCGATGCGGATGCTGAAGTACGCGTTCAACATGACCGACGACGGGATGGTCGGTCAGCAGGTGTTCGCCGGCGAGGCGACCCGACTGGCGTACATGACCCCGGAGGCCCAGGAGGGCCGCGACGCCTTCTTAGCGGGTAGAGAGCAGGACTTCAGCGACTACCCATGGCACTACTAA
- a CDS encoding geranylgeranylglycerol-phosphate geranylgeranyltransferase, protein MDAIRTIGGYLELARVGNAVAAGSLTFVGSFVAGGLDAAWAVAAAVIATAAATGAGNAVNDYFDRDIDAVNRPERPIPSGRVSAREAAGFAAALFLIATAAALSLPPLALVIAVVNLLALLAYTQLFKGLPAVGNAVVASLTGSTFLFGAAAVGPVAPPTWTLFGLAATATFAREVVKDVEDVAGDREEGLRTLPIVVGERPALALATVAMVTATLASAIPYVDGTFGLAYLAVVVPADATMLGATAWGFRDPGTAQRWIKRGTFLAAAAFVAGRAVAVMG, encoded by the coding sequence ATGGACGCGATTCGGACGATCGGCGGGTACCTCGAACTCGCCCGCGTCGGCAACGCGGTCGCAGCGGGGTCGCTCACCTTCGTCGGCTCGTTCGTCGCGGGCGGGCTTGACGCGGCTTGGGCGGTCGCGGCCGCGGTGATCGCGACCGCGGCGGCGACGGGCGCCGGGAACGCGGTCAACGACTACTTCGACCGCGACATCGACGCCGTGAACCGGCCAGAGCGGCCGATCCCGAGCGGCCGGGTTTCGGCCCGCGAGGCGGCGGGGTTCGCGGCCGCGCTGTTTCTGATCGCCACGGCCGCGGCGCTGTCGCTGCCGCCGCTGGCGCTGGTAATCGCGGTTGTGAACCTCCTGGCACTGCTGGCGTACACGCAACTGTTCAAGGGGTTGCCGGCGGTGGGAAACGCGGTCGTCGCCTCCCTCACCGGCTCGACGTTTCTGTTCGGGGCGGCCGCGGTCGGGCCGGTCGCGCCGCCGACGTGGACGCTGTTCGGGCTGGCCGCGACGGCGACGTTCGCGCGCGAGGTGGTAAAGGATGTCGAGGACGTGGCCGGAGACCGCGAGGAGGGGCTCCGGACGCTTCCGATCGTCGTCGGCGAGCGGCCCGCGCTCGCGCTCGCGACGGTCGCGATGGTGACGGCGACGCTTGCGAGCGCCATACCCTACGTCGACGGGACGTTCGGTCTGGCGTATCTCGCGGTCGTCGTGCCCGCGGACGCGACGATGCTCGGCGCGACCGCCTGGGGATTCCGGGATCCGGGGACGGCACAGCGGTGGATCAAACGCGGGACGTTTCTCGCGGCGGCGGCGTTCGTCGCTGGCCGAGCCGTGGCGGTGATGGGATGA